The DNA region TCTTAATGGTAGAATCTCATTTTTTGACTTCTTTGTATAACATACATAAATACAAAGCAATATGGagggtttatttttaaaaaaaaaaaatagaaaaggtTAAAATCATGTTTGATTTCATTGATTAATGTTAGGGAATCATAAGAAATAATtcattaaatgatttattatttttaaaaaaaataaaaataaacccTCCATATTTACATCAGTGTGGCTAACAAGTAAtttactttaaatatttaaaaatgaagTACAAATTTacggtatttttttttttcttgtttacGTTATGTAGAAGCATAgcaatatatgattttttaatataaaaaaaaaacaattttcttattttcaaaagCAACCATTGTAAAATGTCAAAAACTGAACATAAATACCggtgatttaattattttatgaccTTGACGAATGTATATAATATTGATCACCAAAACCAAATATTCATATGTATCTATTACCAAATATTAAATAGGATGAGACGACGTGAATACTTGTAAATATCAAACAAGTGTAAATATTCACTGTATTATTTGTCATTTGAGTGGAAGCTACACttgttttattgtatatattttgTCTTTAGTCATTATTTTTTGATTTTACGACAACATTTCAGTAAAATgtgattaaaattttaaaaatattcaaattgcATAACAAAAATCGTGAATTAATCGATATAATTTAACAAATAATTGGAAGACTAGACTTGATCATAATACGCGTTGCAATTTATGTCAGCAGACCAAACAATAATATTTTGGCGGAGTCATTATTATCATTTACTAACTCAGACAAAACTAAGATTTAATAATTAACTCTTTCGAATTGTGATGGTATATAGCGAGTCATTTTAGATTAAGGTgtaaaaatttacatttttgtattaaaaaaattgcaagattgtcattttatgaaaattataaaaaaaaataaaaattaacagATCGATCGAGTAATGTGTGTTTTTTTCCTTGGATACAAAGGAATTTGCATTATTGGATTGATTTATTGATTCGTTTGTGCATATTTGTCAAAATGAGAATACATTAAAGataatatataaaaggaatacATTAAAGACCCGTGAAGAATATAAAATTCCAATCTGCCCAATTAATCCGTGACATGCCCCTCCACGATACTCACGATATTTATTAGTGGCAGAATCTCagggctttttttaaaaatattattcttttaaaaataaatcattaaaatattacaaaatCGAGGAGTTTATTTAAATATTGTAATCCGTCTAATACTGTCCCggattctttttaaaaaaaaaataagaaaaagaaaaacaaaggtGTCATGGAGGAGTTGACaagtgctttttttttttttacaagtaaatgattttaaatagaGGTAGATTGGTAAAATAGTCTGAAAAGTACTACTAAATATAGAAACGAATTTTATAATTGAGAGGGATGAAAAAAAATACAACTTAAATGAATGAGATGAAGAGAGTTTTACAATTATCAATTATTCATTAGCATCCACATTTGAATATTTACAAcagagaaaaaaaataattttatttaatataaaatatgtaattatgttttgttgatataaaatataaaatttgttataTCCTGATTTTTTGTTTGCAAGATGGTTGAAAATACGAATAATGTGTTATATTTGCGGGATAGACACATTTCAAATAATATCAACGCTGAAAACATGGATGCACTCATACATCCACGTCGGTCTGACAAATATATGTGGAGATTGCATAATGCTGGGATTCACCTCCGTGTCCGCCTATGTCTAGCACGTATGGGTTTCTATGGTGTAATTCAATGTGGTCCTattaaaaattatgataatCATTTGCTTACAGTCATCGTTGAGAGATGGCGTCGTGAGACACACACATTTCACCTTACAGTTGGCGAGGCAACAATCACCCTACAAGACGTTGCCCTTATTTGAGgattgaatattgatggcaTGCCCATCACTGGTGTAGATACCGCgtagaataaatatattttacaacAGCGCTGCGCAACTTGGTTGGGTTTTACGCCTACATCTTATCAGATTAAAGgttcacatctttatctgaccgCTGTGCTAAACCATTGCCTAAATAATATGATTAATGATCAAAGCACTGAAGATGACGTGACACAATATTTTCGTTGTGTTGCATTAATGATCATTGGTGGTTTTATGTTTCCGGACTCGGAAGGTGCTGCTGTGAAACTTATGTATTTGCAGTTTCTTGAGGACATATAAATGGTTAATACATTTAGCTGGGGTTCTGCTATGTTGGCATATCTTTACAGAGAACTGTGCGACACATCAATCGGATTAAAGGTCGATTTGTGTGGGCCTATTCAGATATTGTAGGTATTTTTACATAACATATGCATCTATGTCACAGACACGCCCAGCTCATGTGCAAACTCCACCGATGTGGACACGAAATGAGTTTGAACCCGGACCATCAACTTCAAATATGACATACACTACTCCGCCTGTGATTAGGGATGACAATTTTTCCCGCGGTTTCGGGGCTCCGCGGGGAAAACCCGAAATGGGACGGGTTCGGGGATATGTTAATGGGTTTGgtttcgggttcggggatttttaaaaatcccCGAAATATATTGGGACGGGTTTGGGAATCCTATCCCCATATCAAACCCTCCCAAACCCACCCcgataacatatatatatatatatatatgtatatatatatatatatatatatatatacacagttatatatgtatataaatacagtaatatatatatatattatataaaaaaattatatacagtaatatatatatatatatatatatatatataaatacagtaatatatatatattcgggTATTTCAAACGGGTTCGGGGACGGGGACGGGGATTTTATCCCCGCGGGTTCGGGGACGGGGATTCCCCGTTTAGGTAGATCCGGGGATGGGTGCGGGAATGAGAGCGGGGATAGAATTAGAGAACGGGGATAGAATTAGAGAACGGGGATGGGGATGGCAAATCCGTCTCCGCCCCGTCCCATTACCATCCCTACCTGTGATCAAGCTTTCCAtcgtaaaaaataaaaacaaacatttGGTACCTAATCTGGTACAAAGGGCAGGTGGGCAAATCAGAGTCAAGAAGTTatcttatattaaattaatttaattacattAAAAACACTAatcttgaaatattttcaaaaatcacaaaatcatatttattatttttttaatattctactattttttaatatcgcgattaatattaaaaatatattatttaactaaATTATACTTAATCATATAATGTTAGTGAACAAAAttacaattatattaatataatttaaataatacaaataaaatattaaataaattacttAAATTATCTTCTCAGAGGTAATTATACGGAACTTGTAATAATATCAACGGACGATCCTAATATCTGAAATAAATGACAAGTAttatcaaaaatgaaaaaaaaaatttacttcttaatatataattataatattatcaaagaaattaaacattacATCTTGATATTTCTTCGAATGAAATTGATGAgaaaatcaacaaataatattaatacaaGGTTGAAggaaaaaatatgaattttacgCATATGAATCGGAGGAAAGAAATAATGTGTGCGAGAATGAATCGGAAGAAGGCGTTTCTATTTAAAAGGGGAAGACATGGTTTGTACACGGTGTCACGTCTGTCACGGATTCCTAGAATCCGTGACTctccttgtttttttttttaaaaaaagaagaatCCGGGACAGAATTATACGGATTGCaatattctttttttaaaaaaaatttaaaaaaatttttttgagCCAAGTTCGAACGTCAAGGAATATCATTTTGAGCAGCAAGTCATTCACACCTATTTCAATAAAAGAAcaagtaagtgggcttataagtatgttttaaaataatgatgTTCCTGTTGATTTTGAAAACTCAATCATACACTACACGTTTCATGACATTTGATTTTGTATATGTTTCGTTCCGCATGATCTCTTTGCTATGCTATGAAATCTTAAAAATTTACTATTATGATTCGAATAAAAGTGATAAGAACATTTCGGAAACATGACAAGGTAAGGACCTGATGCAGTGGGTTATAATAATCGATATATGGTCTCACTTTCTTAGAGGAGTAACAATTAGAGACTGATCATTATATCATGGATCAGAAGATGAATAACAGTGCTTTGTATAAGTTGATACTCCAATTACAATATGTTTTGATACCTTGTTTTGAATTCTATTTGTCtcatgtattgattcatgttgtgACATGTCACCCTTGAACTCAAATTATATGTATATTTCGTATTTTTGTGTACTATTGTCCCACCATATACTCATTATTTCTCCAAACACCCACCCCCTTGCTTCCCTCTCCAGATAAGGGCGAAGATCAAGTGGAAGAAGGTGAACAACACATTTTTGGGGTTGGTGATCAAGTTCGAGACATGAAGTTTCAAGCAtcgttttttgttttatttttctttacgttATTGCTTTCGCAATTATGATATGCACTGTAAAAACAGTTATGATTATGGAATAGACTAGCTATTggctataaatattttatatactaCGTGGTTTGTTGTTTTGcgaatttaattgttaaacaacgttGATTACACGTCTCGGTTTCTGGGGTGACAATAATCATAAAAACTAAGCAAAATAAGATAAAATTGGattaactaagttcatttatttTTATCTAAAAACATGAATGAATTGAGTAACCATGCAGTTTAGCTCCGTGTATGATCACTTTGGCTTCGTCGCTAAGAATAATTctttatttattgaataaaaaacAGCAAATTCATATAATAATCCAAAAGAATATGTAAACAGTTATGATCtagaaattaaattaatttccAACGCCAACGGAACAAATAATTTCACCCTTATAAATAGCACACTCCAGCTATGTTTATACCATCTCATATACTCAATAAAATCTTGACTAGTTCAAATTTTGCTGAGGTGagcgatatatatatatactcagCATGCAAGAAGAGAAGCAACACCACCACCTCTTCCACCACAACAAGGAGGAAGAGAAGAAGCCGGTCGAGGCGGTGGTGCACTCTGAAACCGCCTACGGGGTTGATGGTGCGGGTCAACGCTACGAGACTACAGAAACCGTCGGCTACGCTACAACTCAACCAGATTTTGAGAAAGGGGGAAAGCCTCATCAGCGCAAGGAACACCTCGGTGAGCTGGGAAATGCGACTACTGGTCCTATTGCCTTGGTAAATTCCTTAATTAAGTATTGCCCAAATTTCATGTTATTCTCAACCTACCACGCACGACATTCGACATTCGATCATGGAATAATACAAGATTTTAATATTAGTCAGATTTGATATCTAGAAAATTAATTAGTAtcacaaattaaaaataaccgtGTAAATTATTGTACTGTTATTTTCGTACGTCATTATTATATATGTAATCGTGTTTACAGACCAGACTTGTTCCAGATATTCTTTGTGTAATAGAAAAATTATACAGTTGATCAATCTGAAATATGTAAAATGATAACAACAAAATACAATTATATGTaggtaattaaataaatcattctACCAACTCGTGAGCACTCGAATATATGACTCGCGGCTCGCAAATCAAATTCtctacaattaaataaatgtactAGCTAGTAGCCAAAGCCTAATTACAATTAATGACTATACTCGAACCAATCAACGCAAacttttgcaaaaaaaaaaaataaatcaatcaatttaattaatttttgctcgATCATTGTATTACGTTGAAAGATTCAATAACCACCTTGATCCGTCATCTTATCTCACATATATTAATTTTGACGTTTTACATGAAAAATGTCAGTATCAGAAGCATCAGGCCAAGAAGGACGAAGTGCACACGCAGAGGAACAAATTAGAGGATGAGATTGCGACGGCAGTGACGATGGGAGGCGGTGGCTACGCATTCCTGGAGAATCATGAGAAGAAGGAATCTAAACATGCATGAGCAAGAAAAGGCGGGGGGAAAGCACCGCCCACCACAATCCATCCTACTCTAAATAAAAGATTGTGCTTGTGGGTCTCTCTTGTTATACAAGCatgttgttatatatatatatgtaaaagaAATATGTTATTGAGTGTTCATGTGGTATTATGCCATGCATCATTCACATATGGTGTCAATAAAGCTCTTACATATTTTTCTTGTCTATTAATAGATATCAAACTGAAAACATGGCAGAGAATATATATAAGCAGCATTCATAAATTCGTCATTTCTAAAATCTACACATGATTACTAGTACGAAAAATGTGCATCTACCATTAGCCCAAAGTCAGGCAT from Primulina tabacum isolate GXHZ01 chromosome 14, ASM2559414v2, whole genome shotgun sequence includes:
- the LOC142525431 gene encoding abscisic stress-ripening protein 2-like; its protein translation is MQEEKQHHHLFHHNKEEEKKPVEAVVHSETAYGVDGAGQRYETTETVGYATTQPDFEKGGKPHQRKEHLGELGNATTGPIALYQKHQAKKDEVHTQRNKLEDEIATAVTMGGGGYAFLENHEKKESKHA